The following coding sequences lie in one Gloeomargarita sp. SKYB120 genomic window:
- a CDS encoding DUF2993 domain-containing protein: protein MPLAIVFTELVPLLANRGLARPLAALLRWWIQQQVTQAENLEVVLGDLVPVWSAGYLPWVQVNARNVIYRDIHLHQVHIRAERIQFHWPFFRKQGDPFVEPITVKIQAVITEQNLNQSLPYLQTFLQPYLQALTGQMGTVQRLQIQDQNLYWLMQDGKQYITRVEVITPNEIQLTPLAARTQPISISLGSDVQIQTLTIATGAIHLSGQLLIRPAGAPARSQSNRPGEQ from the coding sequence CTGGCTGCCCTGTTGCGCTGGTGGATTCAACAACAAGTGACCCAAGCGGAAAATCTGGAGGTGGTGCTGGGCGACCTCGTGCCGGTTTGGTCAGCCGGTTATCTGCCTTGGGTGCAGGTGAACGCCCGCAACGTCATTTATCGCGATATCCATTTGCATCAGGTCCATATCCGCGCTGAACGTATCCAATTTCACTGGCCGTTTTTCCGTAAACAAGGAGACCCTTTTGTCGAGCCAATCACGGTAAAAATTCAGGCAGTTATCACGGAACAAAATCTCAATCAATCTTTGCCCTATCTTCAGACGTTCTTGCAACCTTATCTACAGGCATTGACGGGTCAGATGGGAACAGTCCAGCGACTTCAGATTCAAGACCAGAATCTCTATTGGTTAATGCAGGACGGCAAGCAATATATCACTCGGGTTGAGGTTATTACTCCTAATGAAATACAATTGACGCCCTTGGCCGCCCGCACCCAACCCATCTCCATATCGCTAGGCTCTGATGTGCAAATCCAGACATTAACAATAGCCACAGGAGCAATTCATTTATCGGGTCAATTGCTCATCCGACCAGCAGGGGCACCAGCAAGGTCACAAAGTAATAGGCCAGGGGAGCAGTAA